The Nicotiana tabacum cultivar K326 chromosome 5, ASM71507v2, whole genome shotgun sequence sequence TGGTTGCTTACTCAAGAAAGAAAGGTCCACTCTTAAAAATTTACGCACACtgaatatttatattaaattatataaatttattaTGAGTAAGTAATGAACTAATATAAAAGTATATATTAGTTAACAAGTATAATTTAATAATACTTTATATTTGTAAAGACATGTATCATATATTATTGTATTGCTGTAAATACCCAACAGAGATAAATATTTGTCGGGGTCCATCCCCTTCTTttcatttgtttgttttgattttttgggtaaaTTGTTATAGATTCTTTACCAATATTGTTATTTATGGAACTTGATATAGTAATTAATtgaattttctttatttcttactTGTACGTATTAATACTACTATTATTttgggtattatcacttttagcttgtgtcagaaactatttatatttggtagtcgaaaaagtgtataaaatacaCACACGGATCATCCATATAATATACAACAAGAAACTCCAGATATTTGAGATCTTTCTCTTTGAATAAGATCTCAATTCCAGCGACGGTTTCATTAGATATCTTACAACTAGAATCCCTCTTTTTTCCGATCCAGTTCCTCCACCAACGCGAACCCCAGTTAGATTCAGGCATGCTACACTTTTAGTTATTGGGAGAACCCAAGTACTCTCTTTCGGATTCAGGAAACAACTCTCAGAGATCTTTTTTTCTTTGGGAAGATACAGGAGCGAAACAATCAACCTACTGATATTGGAAGACCCAACAGATTCTTCCAATGTATCATTTTTGGGTCCAATGGAATTCATAGGTATAGGAAAAAGCCCTATCAAATAGAGATTTTTTCTTTCGACCATATTTCGTTTGTTAATACGATATATAAGGACCGCTACTACAAAGAGTATTACACCCTTAATCATGAAATATCGATTGCTTGTTGAACCCCGTGAATTGCGTGAAAGTAGGATACTCCAAATTCGGGGGTTAAAGAGTTTTAGAAAACGTTCTAGGTGATGGAGAACAAGTACCTTCTGCCACTTAAATACTGCTcattggattttttttttaaataatggctaattaattttgtaataaaTCAATTAAtccaaataattttattttatttgatgtcAATCTTCTCATAACGCCATATAAGGCAAGGTGTGTATCATGCCATTTGGAAGCTTTGACTATCAATGGAAAGAATGCATTGGTCaaagatacaaaaaagaaataataaaatttaGAAAAGCTAAAAATGCCAACCAATCCGTCGTAATCAACGTTAATTATGTTCTAAAGCAGCATATATTAATCAGAGTGTCGCAAACAGGTGGGAAAACTGATAACTTTTCAAAGTGCACGGCACTGAAATTTTCTGAAagccattattattatttttggcttACTGAAATAGCCAACTTTAAATTATCCTTTAAAAAGAGGCCATCCAACTTGGACCATTACTATCTAACAAAATATCGAGAAATTTTGCCGTTTAAGCAAATTGACCCATTTGTGGTCTTGGACATATTAattattgattttgattttaatGTATGATACGATGGAATTCATTTTtctagaaaaataattattacgGGATGTGTTTTTTGGTGTTTGATtggtaaataaaaataaaagtattttctaaaagaaatattAAATATTAGTAATAACATTAGTAAATTAGATAGTGTTTAATGAAATTTATATAATTGAACATGATAATATATTTATGTGTCGTCGAAGCAAGTATGTGAATTAAAAGTTAAATATAGTTGGAAGAAAATGACTTATGTTCGTAAGTGAGGgaaattatattttccttttcttggaacattttttgtttgaaaaatatttgatGGCTACCAAACATCAGAAATTGACTTTCTATATGGAAGATAATATGTTTTTAGAAATATGTCATAAGAAACACACCTATAATTAATTAGCTTGGCCACCTTAtttctcaaaagaaaaaaaaacaaccaaTATACTTAGTATATTTTCACCTATGGGGTctgaattttctaaaaaaaatatatatataaaaaaataaaattaaaaaaaaaaacaaaaaaaacacacacacatgaCCAGGAATGTCTGGCTAGTACTTATTTATTGACTTGTTATCCATTTGGTCAGGAGAAGTGAGCTAGTCGTTCTCTTTTTGATCATACAAATATTTGAAAATTCAAAAGCTTGATCCATTGTAGTTGGAATTGTAATGCGACAAGTCTGATAATACGACCTAAATTTATTTCTCAAATGGACATCTTCAACGAATAGGATTGTTTAGTAATGCACATGGAACGTACTATATACAGTCAAACTTTTCTATAACAGTTTCGTTTGTTCTAATATTTTTTGACTGCTATAGTGAAGTGCTGAAGaacatataatataatagtaTAACATAAAAATCGATTCCGAAAAAACTTGATTTTTATAGCAAATGATTGCTGTATAGAAATATTATTATAAAGAGGTCGACTGTATCTAATATTAGAATTCAAAGTTAATTACGTTGATTAGTTTTGTGTTTGACCTGGAAATGAGATGTGTTAGACTGTTAGGTTCCAAAATATACGGCTAACGTACGTGATTTTTAAGTTTGGCAATAAACCTATAGAATCATAGATTGGATGGTGCACTCATATTCTAATTTTAGCGAGGAGTGGTGTCTCAGCGACACCACTTCTACTTCATCTATAAGGACCACGACCGTGGCCTAAAATAGACGTAACCTGCACCCGTTACCTTATGCTCGAATATATGATGTATGTACATTAAATTTGTACCAACTATGTGTAATGAATATAGTGTTATTTTGTACTCCTGACAAGTGCAGGAGTTAAAGCAATTTGGTGGGAATTGACTAGGGAAAAAGACCCACTAAAGTGGGGTTTCAAACATGTTAATTAAGCTACATATGGGCTGGACCAAAAGGGCAATTCCTAATAAAAGATGTTGTACTACTCTTTAGTTTGGTTGGTACcaatttccttcttttttcctATATTGGCCTACTTTTCCATCTTCTTATCTTCTTTTTTGGTCAATTCTTCCCTTCAATTCCTTTGGAAGACatccacacacaaaaaaaaaaaaaaaaaatggaaacataGCACCTGTCTATGATGAATTAAGGAGTGTCGGGGATGGATGAGATTCTTTCATTTAGGGGCGTATCTAGTTGGGGTTCCCGGGGTTAACGTGAACGCATGCTCTCCTCCCTAAATCATGTATAGTAATATTATGCTTGTTAAGAAATACATAAATATGTAtgtgtgcacccaagtttaaagTATCATATGACGTGATGGTTATTAGGTGCACCCTTTTAACTGAGTTTGGGAGTTAAATCTTATCTTtatcttgttttttcttttctttttctagaaGCGCATCCATGATATGTAAGATGTCACTTTTTGCATATTAATTAagtactttttctttctttctttgtacgGTGTATTCTTTCATAATTTTCAAGTCTAatagactatatatatatatatatatatatatatatatatatatatatatatatatatataggttgcGCATGAAATTTATATTCTGATCTCGATCCACCTCTTTGTAATATTGCATATGTATTCCCCAAAATTCGAAATCCCTCTCTACTTCCTTCCTTAATCAAATGTCTCGAATTCAAGCATTGTAAAAGAAGAAATTCTTGGAAAGTGTGCTTCTCCCTTTGATGAGTCGTACAAGGCGCATATCTGGATTAGTCGAGCCAATTAATACATAATACCACATGGTTATAAAAAAAGGACTTTTTAAAATTGCCTTGTGGCCAAATATTGTAGCATTATCTTGTAAATATGCATAATCTTTGACTTAAGAACTTTGTAGCACTACAGGATTCAGCATGATTATATCCGTTGGAATTAATTAACAAGTACGTTGAAAAAGCATGGAGACATGCATGTAGAAATTCAATTGCACAATTTATGAGATGGTAAAGCGGCTGTCTACGTCATATTTCTTGGGTGTGTGTATTTTTCCGAATCCTACATAAATACAAAATACTTAGTGCACGAGACGACTTTTTTTTAACGGTAGTGATGGTTGCAGCAGGTCGTCCCATCAAGCCATGGTTGAACAGTTGAACATTTGTAGATTTTGTCCAGTTGAATAATGAATAACAATATAAGAATCAACTATTTATCAGCAGCCTTTCCATGTTTGAATTTTATACTCTTATTTTGGTATTTCTCACACTCCACAGAATCGAAAATATTATACTATCTTATTTATTCCTGAAATGACTAAAATTTCCTACTGCTAGTTGAAAGTAAGAATATTTTACCAATTAAAAGGAGAGCATTTCCATTTTTAGACAGTAATGGCGGGGAATTGAGGAAACCATGATGAGATAGGTCAACATAggcaataaataaatacttaaaatTAACCAATCAAATATATAGCAACGAGAAAAACAACATCTAAAATGTCAACCCCATTAACCAACAACAGATGTAACTGAGATAAAtcacaataaaaataatattaataacatGCATTTCAAATTTGAACAATAAATGTGAATCCAAATTTTACCTACGGTGTAATCAATCAATTAGCTGTATTAATCCAAGACTAGTCAGAGTAAATTGTATGAATCCTCTATATTCGATATACTCCACTACTACTGCTAAATTACTAAAAGATGACAGAATACAGTAAACTATTTCAATTTGACTCTACGAAACCAAAAATGTTTGGGTCAAATAAATTGACGGAGATGAAAAAGAGATGCAACACAAAATTCAAAGTATAAGACATTTGGTTTGAGGCCAAATTCAGAAAGCAAAATACTCATGGCAGGCAATAGAAGCCTATTGTTGTGTATTTCACAAGCCCACCAACTTCAAGTACAATAATAAcataaaggaatttttacatccGGTAGCAAAAGTTgatatcttatttattttaaataaatagccttttaaaaaattatattccataactaccttttattttttatagtcaaatatctatttatggtcacttcttacccttaagccataaaatacgctttgtattatttttctctctcattctttcagatttttctccaccctctctctctcaaccAATGCCACAAATCACCGTACCGATGCAACTGCAGTGTCGGAGTCGCCATTTGTACCAGATTTTGATGCTGATCCACCTATTAGGCCTGGTGATGATGACCCGAACGAGAGTCTAGAAGCTTCTATGCTGTCGGCTGGGCAGCAGATTTTaacaattttattatttaatattttgagtttCTCTGTCTTTgaatttctctttcttttttagtGGTTGAAGAGTCTGTTAAGACATCAATGTTTTATGTTTCGTATCAATGTCGAAATCTGACATAGGGTAAACAGGGATTGACAATAGAGGTTCGAAATCTGCTATCGACGAGATGACATTAGGGttattcttgaacaaagacgacagagttttggggctgagcaacttgaagagtctgttaccttttttttcattgtatttcaatgtatctcgctgtattttatgtatttcattgtattcattgcctttttttccattgtattccatgtatttcgttgtattcactgtctcgttatattccatgaatgtattcatatgtttttttttaattaatataatttatgtattcagatgtatttatgtattcagatttataattgagtttgttgagttatattagaaGTCTATTTATGTTAATTGAaccactttccgtttaaaaatagCTGAATAGACCATGATTTATGCTATTTACATtactgtattcataaatacatatcgtgaatacagtcgaatacaataattgcCCAGTTGTACTCCCCTGTTTCACGCCgagttttgctactgtattcatgaatacaataaatacatcgaatacactctagcaaaactgaaaacatagctatagaaagtaatatagtaaatggtaCCTACAtctagctaataaccactaaacaaAAGTGGTTTGTGAAAATTTCTCTAAGATAAAGGATAAGTTACACATCTGGCCGGTTGACCATAAATAATTGCATCCACTAGccaatatacaaaaaaatatactgaTATACCGATTATTATTTTTAGAGCGATTATACTGTGTAGTTTATCGACAGAAATGTTTGTGGTGAGGCTTAGTTATTCTTCCTAGGTAAATGAGCCAATAAGAGCTATAAAAGAGAGGCAAGTGCAAAGATAGTCATTCTCATGaatgctatttagagattagccaATACTTTTTTTTATCCAGAAATATTAAACTAAAATTCTTAACTTTAGGACAATCCAGAATACTTTTGTCCcgaaaaattgaaatgaaaaactgaaattcaggacGCGCtagctaattcctaaatagcaatCCCTAGAAAAGAGTGGCTACCTAGTGTCATTTCTACTATAAAAGAAGGGAAGGATAGGCCAAGAAGTAGAATTTTTAGCCTTTCTACTCGTGTCCTTATTACTCCATAAGAAAAGCCTCCAAAGTTGAGGGAATGGAGGGTGAaattaaaatatagccagatttacaagtggtaactGAAGAATAGCcatagttttaaaagtaatcaaatttagccactttttatgtaaagataaatctgaacgtaaacactgttcaaaatccgaaaaatattccaacataatatactggagttcaaatttttacatgtgaacttacAACATAATGTGCCgcagttccaacataatatgctgaagGTACATACACGTGCTCCaattttcagtatattatgctagaactttctgTGTGCTGGAATTCCAGTACTACACGTGCTACataggtgcaccaatctccagtatattatgctggaagtttccttgttgcagcaaaatagtggctatttttcaatgactttgcaaacgatggctatttttcaattaccagtccgaaaactgactagcccgtgctattttcacggGAATGGAACTAACAAATTTCTCTTGGTTTTCTCTCATCTCTAACTAGCTTCATTAATCGAACTTTACCTTTACACATTGTTCAAAAGGGAGTAGCAGAATTATTCCCTATATCCAAACCTTGATAGATAAATTATCAGTACCTATGCTGATCAGTGTAGTAAGTACGCGGAATATTAGTTGAGGTGTGAATAAAGCTGAACAAGACACCATTGTCattgaaaataaagaagaagaaaaaaaaagaatcttgcACCACTTGTACTCTGAGATATCATCAGAATTCTGctcaaaaaaattccaaaataaccAGAAGAACTAAAACATAAAACAGTTAAAACTTTGAAATAGCAAGTAATATGAATAAAGCTACACGTCTTAGTTAAGAAACATCCTAAGAATGGTAGCAACAACGGCATCAATCTCAACTTCTTCAAGTTGCCGAAGCCTTATGCTCATTTGTCATGACAACAACCTGATGTGAAATAAGACAAGTCGAGATTCAACACAGCTCGAACAAATGCACACATCTTTTTATATACTATTATAGCTCAGCAAACACAATAACAGCAAAAGTATCTTGACTTAGTTCTATTCACACCAAAACATAGTTTGCCTGCTCATATAAAATTTTCTCATGTTAAGAACACCGTGGATAGCTTTTCAGTGTGTGTGGGTGTGGGTGTggaggtgggggggggggggggggggggggtctctgTTACTTCTTAAGGTGAGTAAGATACTCTTGAGGCATTTTAAGAAAGACCAAACTTATTCATGTCCATTTGACATTCTTGGACGTCCATCAAGGGTGACAGGTAGTCGCTAGTGTCTCTTAGTCTTACCAATAGTActagtactatttttgtatttctcTTATTCCTGGTTCTTTATTATTACATGTTGTGCTATTTGCTCCTATTGCATTGTTGTTGCTACTGTTTGTTACTTTATTTTCACTGTTCCTTGAACCGAGtatctatcggaaacaacctctctatcttcacGAGGTAGGGATAAGGTAAGCATATACATTACCCTTCCTAGACCCACCTATGAGATTacattgggtttgttgttgttgttggacgTCCATAAAGAAAATATCTTTCAAATGGATGCCTACTTCGATGTTCCACTGCATTCATCATTCCCAAATGCAATGAAATCAAGTCAAACTTTACTTCTTGAAAAGATCAACATAGACAACTTTCAATATTCAAACAAATCAGCATAACATAAAACTGAAAGTCTAGCTTAACATGAAGCTGTCAGGTATCGATTACTCCCTTCTCGAGCTTTTCCATAGTTCGAGTTTTATGGACACTGTACCAGATACAAGTATGGAACTATATCCCCTGTTTCTATAGGTGGTACAGGTGATAGTTGCTTCACAAAAGATCTTTGATATCATTAGGCATAAAAAATAGGAACTTTGTCGCATGTCTAAACATTCAGTCCAACCTGGCTCATCTTAAGTTAACTACCTTATAATCTCAAACCACCTTTGTTAGTATTATCAGTCACTCGTCGCATCACATTTGCAGGCAATCATATTACAAGTATTTGGTAGGGGATTCCTCCAGATATATAAACAAAGAAATGACAAAAGAACCTAACACAGTAAACAAAAATATGCACCAATTTGATATCTAATCAATTAGGGCAAGTTCTAAACTCATCAACACTGTATTTTTGCTGAAGATCAATGGGAAGTGATCTAGACTAACGGTCTTTTTCAACGGCCAAAAGGGCAGTCCGATGCACTaaactcccgctatgcgcggggttcaGGGAAGGgtcggatcacaagagtctattgtacgcaatcttaccctacatttctgcaagaggctgttttcacggctcgaacccgtgacctcctggtcatatGGCAACAACTTTACGAGAAACGCCAAGGCTCACCGGTGTAAAGAAAAACATTTGTCCAACTATATACTTTTGTATACTTCGTGCTATGATTTTGAGACACTCCAACCTTTTATTTAGAAATTAAACATTCTTAAGACTTTAGTTTCTTACCTCTGTTGTGCACTTACCAAAGAAATTACTCCATATAACATATAGACGATCTTTTAAAACATATCATCGATGTACCCAAATCTGAATACTGAAACACAAGAGGCAAAGTTGAATATAGCGAACAATTAAATTAATTGATCCATTAAAACAAAAAGGTATAACCTTATCAGAACCAATCTCTGTAACCTTATATTCAGTACTAAAGAATTAGCATCACAAAACTTTATGAGGACGAGAGAATTGCCATTCACACAACTCACTGAGGACAAACAAACTACCATGCATAAAACGCTCTGGATCATTTTATTGATCGAACATAAAGACCAAATCAAAGATACTACGCGAAATACACTAAAAATGAATAAGATATCATAAAAATACTGGTGTAATACCTGAGTACAACATCATCTCAAAATACTGCATCAAGCAATATTGTAACCCTCAGTTCCTTCGCCAAACATAGGAGAAACAAGACTCTCCACGAAAGTTCTAGTCCTTCTAAACTTAGCAGTTACTCCATCAACCTTCATATCTCTCCATTGTTCCTCTTTCATATTATAGACAATCAACTTCTCTCCATCCAATACGACATCATCATCACTCATTAAACAAAGGGGTAAGAAACCATACAATGATTTCGGTACTGTAATACTAAATTTTGTCCAAGACTCCTCAACCCCATACTCTTTCATTATCCAAGCATCAATTCTGTTTTCTTCTGTATCAGTGAACATACAAAGACACCCTCTAACGGCCACAAGATCATAACACACAACATTATTGTTATCAATATTAGTAGGTGTTGGCATCTCCAAGAATGTCTCATCGCTTAAATCAAAAGCAACAACTACAAATGAATCATCGAAAAGTTTACAAACCAACCAATGCAAAGCCCCATTTACCAAAACCCCATAAGTTAGCAATGAATCTTCAAGATCATAAGGCGAATTCTCAAGTCTCCTCCAAAGACCCTTTCTCACAGAGTAGATATCAATAAAAGTACTTCTAATATCCGGTTCATGCTCGTAGTAATAATGAGAAAGAGCAACTACCTTATAATCATCATTAGCaaaatcataccctaaaccagaCACGCTAAAGCTACCACGCATTTGCCGAGCAAATTGAAATactggaattttgtggtaatttaaAGTTGTGGGGTtgattaaaaatataatattttcctcATTTCCCACCAAAACCAACCCATTACATGATCCAAAAATTCTTACCCAGTTATCTGAAAGCTGCTGAAAATTGAGCTTTCTTAAAATGCCATCAGTTTTATTATGGGAGTTGTGGGTAAAAGTGATAGTGTTGAGAGAGTGAGAACGAGAGATGCAAAtgagtttttcttctttattatgAATGGAAAAGTGATATTTGATGAATTGTGGGTCTGAGAGGAAATTGCGCCATTGCTCTAAAATAGGTAAAAGCTTGTTTTGCTCGACTTTCAAACTACACAGTAAAAGTTATTTTTCTCAAAGTACAAGACACGAAACtagaatttaaatttaataggtTTAAATATGCACTAAATTCATTGTACTATTAAAGCATTTGTTGAGATTttagtagttatatatatatatatatatatataattttttgggAAGTGCACGATTGaccactaataacacatgtatttattttttagtcACTGTTTAAAATGTTTTTAGTCTTTAGTCattgctttaataaactttaactgcccgaacgaaaatacccttctgatcatgtccttaacttttgaacttgtagcTCTAAGTTCATGACTTCAGAACCACATGTcgttaacttttgaacttgaaactctaagttcaggacttcaggactacatcttcttaacttttgaacttaacttcaggactacatgtccttaactttgaacttaacttcaggactacttattcttaacttttaaacttgtaactgtaaattcaggaccaaatgtccttaacttttgagctcaAGGTATGATCAAGTCTTCAAAATCGAGCTCTCCGATTTGATcgtatacaatatatatatagtaaattgGTTTGTTTCCGGAACAATGAAGCAACAAAATTGttgcaaaaagaagaaaaaaagcaaCATAAGAAGACAGCAGCGAAATGGCTAAATTCTAAATACTTTGTAAAATGTTTGCGTAGTAAAGAGATTCAACATAAGAGTGTTGCATTTTTCGGTTGAGACGACGAAGCCATCTCAATCGGAGTGAGTTTAGAGAGAAGCGAGGGTTTGAGAAGAAAGGCAATGGAAGAAAAGGTAAAATATcctttcatattaattttaatagagcaGTGATTATTTTTGCTCAATATTAAAATAActggataaaaaataaatttcacctTCAATAGTGGCTATCACACgccatttttactatttttttccgTGTTTCAAAATACGGTTAACCAAAATGTTAACTAATGGATTACTATAAATTGGATCCAAttatgcttcttcttttttttctgcAGTACCTCAAATAAATAAAACTGAAAAAAGAAATAGTAATATTGAAGAAGTTCCACCCAACAAAAATTTCCCTTTCAATTTATTTGGCTGgaagttgaaatttgaaatttgaataagAGAGATTGGAAATTGGTAGTTGGAgttctttttggattttgaacatgaatttcatttgaaaaaaaaaaataaagtttgtGTGTATAATTATGTAATTCACTTAAAGTATTCTTCAAATTCTCCTAAGTttttaaatatttcttaagtATTACTGCCTCACATCCTAGAAACTTTTGTagagtttgaaactttgaatgTAAATTTCTTGAGCTTTTTCATGTGTTAGCTAGGGGAATTTTGTCTAAATTTCATTTCGATATTATAAATCGACTAAAGTTTGAATATTTGAATAGCAACTAAACGTTAATTAGCAATCTTAAAAGTGACTATTTTATTAATGAACCGTTGTAGTTATAATTTTGTTTATCccttaatttttcttcaaattgttctCTATGATTTGAGGGCTGAAGCAGCGTGTTTCTCGAACGTAGAATAACTTGAGATGTATTTGATCCCTATGAAAATTAATCGAGCAATATTTTGAATCGATCACGAGAAATAACTTTCTTGATCTATCTTCTTAATTCTTCAATCGAGGGCCAAAGTGACATATCTCTCAAACGAAGAATGTTATGGATCTTCTTGAATTATTTAATTGTCAAAAGAAGTGTCTAGTCACATTTCAAATTGATCTTTAGGATGTGTCTGGTGGCATATCTATCTTGATCACTTCGTCTTTGATCTCTTAATAAATATCCTAAGTGTTTATGGATTTTTCGAGATCTTTTTGTGAATATCTCAaaaatttatagaatttttgAGATGCCTCTCAAAGGGAATATGTGCCCCCTTATAGATGTGAGTCAAGGTTTAATTAGGGTAGAATAGCCCTCAAGCACTCTAATAACCCTTGGGTTTGAATAACATATACGAGCTTGTCTTTTAGGTGCCCAATTTAATGGTCTATCCTAAATGTATTTGGAGTCTTGATCTAGCAAAATCTTGATATCTACAGATGGATTAGTGACGGATTATCAAAAAATCTTATTAGCTACGAGCAATTTAGTGACGAAATATCGATGAATCTTGTTTGAGCAAAATATTGCTAAACCGATTACTAGTAAATTAATAAGGTGAATCTCAGTTGGACTTAATGAATCCTAGATCAAATGAAGCAAGATTCTCATGCAACGGGCACAGCTTAGGAGTGTTAAATAGTAAAGTTGATATGCAATGAGTGGCAAAACATGTAATGTCCTAAATGTATAGTAAATGCAAGAAATGATAAAGGTTATAGTGTAAAAGGGGGATATTCCCCAAAAAATCCCTAAAAAGTACAACACAAAGAATATCCAAATGAATATTTTTCCTGTCTCTCCCTAAGTCCAAGTTACCGTTATTATTTTATCTCAGTTGCCCGCTTTTTATCGTCGGCCTTTATCACTACGACCATCGGTCACTGTGTCATGGTCGACCCCATCCTATGTCTTGCTTATCCGTTACCTTGGTTGCCAAATTtggacctatacagttagtctcTCCGTTTGTTTAAGTCGCAGCCCTACGCGTCCTTGATAAGCGGACATCGTTCGTTTTCGTTATGGGAGAATTTGGCCATTAAATTACGTCAGGTTGACCAAGATCGAGAGAGTGAAGTGTCCTGCGGAATCCAAATTGATGTGGTTATCAAGATGTGACGTCACTCCCACGTGCGTCATCATTACGCATCTtattagtttgtatgagtccaccaaacagtacagtacctggtcctctacgcgattctgctgagaatgctaataaactataagtaaatgaaacacgggatttttacgtggaaaaatcccacataAGGGGaccaaaaaccacgacctacaccagtaggctttcaacttcactaacttgtaaaaatctattacaagccactttgtaatgactctagtACAAAGAATTTAACTCAACTAACTtatgatactctta is a genomic window containing:
- the LOC107815340 gene encoding F-box/kelch-repeat protein At3g06240, whose protein sequence is MRGSFSVSGLGYDFANDDYKVVALSHYYYEHEPDIRSTFIDIYSVRKGLWRRLENSPYDLEDSLLTYGVLVNGALHWLVCKLFDDSFVVVAFDLSDETFLEMPTPTNIDNNNVVCYDLVAVRGCLCMFTDTEENRIDAWIMKEYGVEESWTKFSITVPKSLYGFLPLCLMSDDDVVLDGEKLIVYNMKEEQWRDMKVDGVTAKFRRTRTFVESLVSPMFGEGTEGYNIA